A genomic segment from Dietzia psychralcaliphila encodes:
- a CDS encoding DUF6986 family protein, translated as MSTGLDGPADALSDALADSLSVALAADLAAADADLAERFPGPPVTRHPVHTLYLPAERVHAGVVAEVGAAALEAFDAHLPDAAALVTVFGDVLSGGPGIGGDDDEARTHSEAAALHALVRGKLEREPVEDLRIDFEDGFTQRGVPAGDLDRDEDAHVDRVLADLLTLHAAAAGRGPTSSSSLSSSLPPFWGLRFGSLDPATRRRGIRTFTRFVSGLAAGGGVPGSVPGGLPGSVHGDVLSHFRPTLPKVTSVDQVRAMVRMCRDLEQTCGLAERSIGFEIQIETPQSICGPDGSALVGRLVHASDRRCIGLHYGTYDYSAACGIAAEYQAMDHPAADHAKSVMQVAAAGTGVALSDGSTNRLPVGDRADVYEAWRLHARLVDRSLRRGFYQGWDLHPAQLVSRYVATYAFYRRSLPAACARIAAYLGTTPSGAQVAAGYLDEPATARALADFCLRALDCGATTAGEVAQLAGVDRATLDRLRRPGTGQGCNDDQAHHCEHVPDSAETTA; from the coding sequence GTGAGCACAGGACTGGACGGCCCCGCCGACGCGCTGTCGGACGCACTAGCTGACTCCCTTTCCGTCGCGCTGGCCGCCGATCTGGCCGCGGCCGACGCCGATCTCGCCGAGCGGTTCCCCGGCCCACCCGTCACCCGCCACCCCGTCCACACCCTGTATCTGCCGGCCGAGCGCGTCCACGCCGGCGTGGTGGCCGAGGTGGGTGCGGCCGCGCTCGAGGCGTTCGACGCCCACCTGCCGGACGCCGCCGCGTTGGTGACTGTGTTCGGGGACGTGCTGTCAGGGGGACCAGGCATTGGGGGCGACGACGACGAGGCGCGCACCCACTCCGAGGCCGCAGCCCTCCATGCGCTCGTGAGGGGCAAACTCGAGCGGGAACCCGTCGAGGACCTGCGCATCGACTTCGAGGACGGTTTCACCCAGCGCGGCGTGCCCGCCGGTGACCTCGACCGCGACGAGGACGCGCACGTGGATCGGGTGCTGGCAGACCTGCTGACTTTGCACGCAGCGGCGGCGGGGCGGGGGCCGACCTCGTCGTCGTCGCTGTCGTCGTCGCTCCCTCCGTTCTGGGGGCTTCGGTTCGGTTCCCTCGACCCGGCCACCCGCCGGCGGGGGATCCGCACCTTCACGCGGTTCGTCAGCGGGCTCGCGGCGGGGGGCGGGGTGCCCGGCAGCGTGCCCGGCGGCCTACCCGGCAGCGTGCACGGGGACGTGCTGAGCCACTTTCGGCCGACCCTGCCCAAGGTCACCTCGGTGGACCAGGTGCGCGCCATGGTCCGGATGTGCCGCGATCTCGAGCAGACCTGCGGGCTGGCCGAGCGGAGCATCGGGTTCGAGATCCAGATCGAGACCCCGCAGTCGATCTGCGGGCCCGACGGATCCGCCCTGGTGGGACGGCTGGTGCACGCCTCCGATCGACGCTGCATCGGGCTGCACTACGGCACCTACGACTACTCGGCCGCCTGCGGGATCGCCGCCGAGTACCAGGCGATGGACCACCCGGCCGCCGACCACGCCAAGTCCGTCATGCAGGTCGCCGCCGCCGGGACCGGGGTGGCGCTCTCGGACGGCTCCACCAACCGGCTGCCCGTCGGCGACCGGGCGGATGTGTACGAGGCGTGGCGTCTGCACGCGCGGCTGGTCGACCGTTCCCTGCGCCGGGGTTTCTACCAGGGCTGGGACCTGCATCCCGCGCAGCTGGTCTCCCGGTACGTGGCCACCTACGCGTTCTACCGGCGCTCGCTCCCCGCGGCCTGCGCCCGGATCGCCGCCTACCTCGGCACCACTCCCTCAGGAGCCCAGGTGGCGGCCGGATACCTCGACGAACCGGCCACCGCCCGCGCACTGGCCGATTTCTGCTTGCGCGCGCTGGACTGCGGGGCCACCACTGCCGGGGAGGTGGCCCAGCTGGCCGGCGTCGACAGGGCCACGCTCGACCGGCTCCGGCGCCCGGGCACCGGACAGGGCTGCAACGACGACCAGGCCCACCACTGCGAGCACGTCCCCGACAGCGCGGAGACCACGGCATGA
- a CDS encoding isopenicillin N synthase family dioxygenase codes for MTTPPATSAPTGFSVPVIDLTPYTAGGDPSRDDPAARQRVAREIDAACSSIGFMQIVGHGIDDAVIDGLAAAIDDFFALPPETKNGYRVAGANRGYSPPKSETLSLSLGVESAGRMNDFFEAFNVGVEARSFPDLALDEADYGINVWPHCRDFRARVDAYSAEASRVARTLTRAFADALGVPAEVFTGITGHSIDVLRMNNYALPPGPVALDGDLTGMGEHTDFGLVTVLWADRVAGLQVLSTEGVWHDVHPVEGGLLVNLGDLTARLTGDRWMSTLHRVKPPIVDGGIVRRRSAAFFHDGDVDAIVATLPDLPGADPTAYEPITVRDHIAAKLAGSRQGRANTGAVREAARVLAAAQQERR; via the coding sequence ATGACCACACCACCAGCGACCAGCGCGCCGACCGGATTCAGCGTCCCGGTGATCGACCTGACGCCCTACACCGCCGGCGGCGACCCTTCCCGAGACGACCCTGCCGCCCGCCAGCGCGTCGCCCGCGAGATCGATGCGGCGTGCTCCTCCATCGGGTTTATGCAGATCGTCGGGCACGGCATCGACGACGCGGTGATCGACGGGCTGGCCGCCGCGATCGACGACTTCTTCGCGCTGCCGCCCGAGACCAAGAACGGCTACCGCGTGGCCGGCGCCAACCGCGGGTACAGCCCGCCGAAGAGCGAGACGCTCAGCCTGAGCCTGGGGGTCGAATCCGCCGGGCGGATGAACGACTTCTTCGAGGCCTTCAACGTGGGCGTCGAGGCGCGCTCCTTCCCGGATCTGGCACTGGACGAGGCCGACTACGGGATCAACGTATGGCCGCACTGCCGCGACTTCCGGGCCCGGGTGGACGCCTACTCCGCCGAGGCCTCGCGGGTCGCGCGGACCCTCACCCGGGCCTTCGCCGACGCGCTCGGTGTGCCGGCCGAGGTGTTCACCGGGATCACCGGTCATTCGATCGACGTGCTGCGGATGAACAACTACGCCCTGCCCCCGGGACCGGTCGCTCTCGACGGCGACCTCACCGGGATGGGCGAACACACCGACTTCGGCCTGGTCACCGTGCTGTGGGCCGACCGCGTGGCGGGCCTGCAGGTCCTGTCCACGGAGGGGGTGTGGCACGACGTCCACCCGGTCGAGGGTGGACTGTTGGTCAACCTCGGGGACCTGACCGCACGTCTGACCGGCGACCGTTGGATGTCCACGCTCCACCGGGTCAAGCCCCCGATCGTCGACGGCGGGATCGTGCGCCGACGCTCCGCGGCGTTCTTCCACGACGGCGACGTGGACGCGATCGTCGCCACACTGCCGGACCTGCCCGGCGCCGATCCAACCGCATACGAGCCGATCACCGTGCGCGACCACATCGCCGCCAAACTCGCCGGCTCCCGTCAGGGCCGGGCCAACACCGGGGCCGTCCGCGAGGCCGCGCGCGTCCTGGCGGCAGCGCAGCAGGAACGCCGGTGA
- a CDS encoding nucleotidyltransferase family protein, which translates to MTAVSAAADSARPAAVGLVLAAGAGRRFGGPKALVEYRGVRLVDRTVRLLREGGCDLVVVVTGAAPLEVAGARVVHNEGWDSGMGSSLRVGLEAVAGRDVVVVPVDMPWLGAGAVRRVREAGSGDGARDGAGAGDGADLAVATYGGRWGHPVLLGGRHHPGVIASAVGDVGARRYLRAHSASVVEVPCDDTGSPRDVDVPGDLEAPAARNTGDTRGFRPVIGRG; encoded by the coding sequence GTGACGGCCGTGTCGGCAGCCGCGGACAGCGCACGGCCCGCGGCGGTGGGACTCGTGTTGGCGGCCGGAGCGGGGCGGCGCTTCGGCGGGCCCAAGGCGCTGGTCGAGTACCGGGGAGTGCGCCTGGTCGACCGCACCGTGAGGCTGCTGCGTGAGGGCGGGTGTGACCTCGTCGTCGTCGTCACCGGGGCCGCCCCTCTCGAGGTGGCAGGCGCGCGGGTGGTGCACAACGAGGGGTGGGACTCGGGGATGGGGTCCTCGCTGCGGGTCGGGCTGGAGGCGGTGGCCGGGCGGGACGTGGTGGTGGTGCCGGTGGACATGCCGTGGCTCGGCGCGGGCGCGGTGCGGCGGGTGCGCGAGGCGGGATCGGGCGACGGTGCCCGCGACGGGGCCGGTGCCGGCGACGGGGCTGACCTGGCGGTAGCCACCTACGGCGGGCGGTGGGGCCATCCCGTGCTGCTCGGCGGGCGGCACCACCCCGGGGTGATCGCGTCGGCGGTCGGTGACGTCGGCGCCCGCCGATACCTGCGCGCGCACTCCGCGTCAGTGGTCGAGGTGCCGTGCGACGACACCGGGTCCCCGCGCGACGTGGACGTGCCGGGGGATCTCGAGGCTCCCGCGGCCCGTAACACCGGCGACACACGGGGTTTCCGCCCGGTAATCGGGCGCGGATAG
- a CDS encoding XdhC family protein translates to METVAESVSRWRAEGTPCALARVVDTGGSAPLAAGTAMAVSATGEVIGGVSGGCVDGAVYTLCLEVMADGRPVTAVFGPDGDELLAIGPTCGGSLEVLVEPVAPYGRHPVDRVTAAVREGRPVVAVTVLDGPRAGEWAVLVGYDDDEDPQPHGRQPGEHHGEPPGDLYSGPVRARAAKMLGRPGTAVVESPVGRVFVQSLAPPRLLVFGATAFAEALVRIGALLGYRVTVCDARPVFAGPGRFPAAAEVVRCWPHEFLRRTRVGPSTAICVLTHDPRFDIPLLTEALRTDAGYIGAMGSRRTHTERLTKLREAGVGESELARLRSPIGLDLGARTAAETAVSIAAELVAHHRGGTGAPLTGLDMAIHR, encoded by the coding sequence ATGGAGACCGTCGCCGAGAGCGTGAGCCGGTGGCGCGCCGAGGGGACCCCCTGCGCGCTCGCCCGCGTCGTGGACACCGGGGGCTCGGCTCCCTTGGCGGCCGGCACCGCGATGGCCGTGTCCGCGACCGGCGAGGTGATCGGCGGCGTGTCCGGCGGCTGCGTGGACGGGGCGGTGTACACGCTGTGTCTGGAGGTCATGGCGGACGGACGGCCGGTCACCGCGGTCTTCGGCCCCGACGGCGACGAGCTGCTGGCGATCGGCCCGACCTGCGGCGGGAGCCTGGAAGTCCTCGTCGAACCCGTCGCCCCCTACGGTCGGCACCCCGTCGACCGCGTCACCGCCGCCGTGCGCGAGGGCCGGCCCGTGGTTGCGGTCACCGTTCTTGACGGCCCGCGAGCCGGGGAGTGGGCAGTACTGGTGGGGTATGACGACGACGAGGACCCGCAGCCACACGGTCGGCAACCCGGTGAGCACCACGGTGAGCCACCCGGAGACCTTTACAGCGGTCCGGTCCGCGCCCGCGCAGCCAAGATGCTGGGTCGGCCCGGGACGGCGGTCGTGGAGAGCCCCGTCGGCCGCGTGTTCGTGCAGTCCCTGGCCCCGCCACGACTGCTGGTGTTCGGCGCCACCGCGTTCGCCGAGGCCCTGGTGCGGATCGGGGCCCTGCTCGGATACCGGGTGACCGTGTGCGATGCCCGACCCGTCTTTGCCGGGCCCGGGCGGTTCCCCGCCGCGGCCGAGGTGGTGCGGTGTTGGCCGCACGAGTTCCTGCGGCGGACCCGAGTGGGCCCGAGCACCGCGATCTGCGTCCTCACCCACGACCCCCGGTTCGACATTCCGCTGCTCACCGAGGCCCTGCGCACCGACGCCGGGTACATCGGCGCGATGGGCAGCAGGCGCACCCACACCGAGCGACTGACGAAGCTCCGCGAGGCGGGCGTGGGGGAGTCCGAGTTGGCACGACTCCGCTCGCCGATCGGGCTGGACCTCGGCGCCCGCACCGCCGCAGAGACGGCCGTGTCGATCGCCGCGGAGCTCGTCGCCCACCACCGCGGCGGGACGGGCGCGCCCCTGACCGGCCTCGACATGGCCATCCACCGGTGA
- a CDS encoding ArsR/SmtB family transcription factor, translated as MDLADWAERFELLGDPTRLGLLAHMHHVGPGVATVSDLAEAAGITRNAASQALRILRDKGWVRSARDADDGRVVRYSLADDTVHRILHLMGARHH; from the coding sequence ATGGACCTGGCCGACTGGGCCGAGCGCTTCGAGCTGCTCGGCGACCCCACCCGCCTGGGGCTCCTCGCGCACATGCACCACGTCGGTCCCGGGGTCGCGACCGTCTCCGATCTGGCCGAGGCCGCCGGGATCACCCGCAACGCCGCATCCCAGGCGCTGCGGATCCTCCGGGACAAGGGCTGGGTCCGATCGGCCCGCGACGCCGACGACGGCAGGGTGGTCCGCTACTCGCTCGCCGACGACACCGTCCACCGCATCCTGCATCTGATGGGCGCCCGCCACCACTGA
- a CDS encoding ABC transporter substrate-binding protein — MRPLYAAVCIGLALALATSGCATPAPAANSTDQIVLADAGDPGEFNPISGYGSTGVTPLYEGLLRPAAADDSTLPRLEPALAAQEPEVSADGLTWTVRLREQVRFHDGSLLDSGDVAATYRAVTDPRSASPIASDYAPIARVDTPDPLTVRFHLHAPDPGMPARLLLGIAPSEALPPGPASASALNSAPVGTGPYRLARLTAGEAVLEADPDHRDGPPEVTRVVLRSVPDADARAQMLLAGEVDGAALPPRLAEGLAGRGGLDLVSVASADWRAVALPMSHPFAVDPAARLALNLAVDRDGLVDRVLSGHGRPVASPITDAYPEYEPSPFTENRSADERINEATDLLREAGWRPGADGVLTRNGARAEFTLAYPAADPVRRELASAFADQMRELGVAVTVWGGSWDQIENRIGEVAILLGGGDNPYTVDTQAHRTLHSRTAASGPLDNPGDYRDPRVDAALDAARTTADASQRTELYRAAQRAYDDAPGHVFLATLDHTYVLRDTGHTRPAPILEPHAHGVTWGPWWSLAEWTRAR; from the coding sequence TTGAGACCGTTGTACGCCGCCGTCTGCATTGGCCTCGCGTTGGCCCTCGCCACCTCGGGCTGCGCGACCCCGGCTCCGGCGGCGAACAGCACCGACCAGATTGTGCTGGCCGACGCCGGTGACCCCGGCGAGTTCAACCCCATCTCCGGCTACGGATCGACCGGCGTCACCCCGCTGTACGAGGGACTATTGCGCCCGGCCGCCGCCGACGACTCCACGTTGCCCCGGCTCGAACCCGCCCTGGCCGCGCAGGAGCCGGAGGTCAGTGCGGACGGGCTCACGTGGACGGTCCGGCTGCGCGAGCAGGTGCGCTTCCACGACGGCTCCCTCCTGGATTCCGGCGACGTGGCCGCCACCTATCGCGCGGTTACCGACCCGCGTTCCGCCTCGCCCATCGCCTCGGACTACGCCCCGATCGCGCGCGTGGACACCCCGGACCCGCTCACCGTGCGGTTCCACCTCCACGCGCCCGACCCGGGGATGCCGGCCCGACTGCTGCTGGGCATCGCGCCCTCGGAGGCGCTGCCCCCGGGGCCGGCGTCGGCGTCGGCGCTCAACTCCGCGCCCGTCGGCACCGGCCCGTACCGGCTGGCCCGCCTCACCGCCGGCGAGGCAGTGCTCGAGGCCGACCCCGACCACCGCGACGGCCCGCCCGAGGTCACCCGCGTGGTGCTGCGGTCGGTACCGGACGCCGATGCCCGCGCGCAGATGTTGCTGGCCGGCGAGGTCGACGGCGCCGCGCTGCCACCTCGGCTCGCCGAGGGCCTTGCCGGACGCGGCGGCCTCGATCTGGTCTCGGTGGCCTCGGCCGACTGGCGTGCGGTGGCGTTGCCCATGTCGCATCCCTTCGCCGTCGACCCCGCGGCCCGGCTGGCGCTCAACCTCGCCGTGGACCGTGACGGTCTGGTCGACCGCGTCCTGTCCGGGCACGGTCGGCCGGTGGCGTCCCCGATCACCGACGCCTACCCGGAGTACGAGCCCTCGCCGTTCACCGAGAACCGGTCCGCCGATGAGCGGATCAACGAGGCCACCGACCTCCTGCGCGAGGCAGGATGGCGGCCCGGCGCAGACGGTGTCCTGACCCGGAACGGTGCTCGCGCCGAGTTCACGCTGGCCTACCCGGCCGCCGACCCGGTCCGCCGCGAGCTGGCCTCGGCGTTCGCCGACCAGATGCGCGAGCTCGGCGTGGCGGTGACGGTGTGGGGAGGCAGCTGGGACCAGATCGAGAACCGCATCGGCGAGGTGGCGATCCTGCTGGGCGGCGGCGACAACCCCTACACCGTGGACACCCAGGCCCACCGGACCCTGCATTCGCGCACCGCAGCATCCGGGCCGCTGGACAACCCCGGGGACTACCGCGATCCCCGGGTGGACGCGGCCCTGGACGCCGCCCGCACCACCGCCGACGCGAGCCAGCGGACCGAGCTCTACCGCGCAGCACAGAGGGCCTACGACGACGCTCCCGGCCACGTCTTCCTGGCCACGCTCGACCACACCTACGTCCTGCGCGACACCGGCCACACCCGGCCCGCACCGATCCTTGAGCCGCACGCGCACGGAGTGACATGGGGCCCGTGGTGGTCGCTGGCCGAGTGGACCCGCGCCCGGTGA
- a CDS encoding ABC transporter permease, which yields MTRRLRERRADLVRLTARRAAAAPLVLLAVTIGAFVLAAASPLNPLAAHFGSGYERTTGADRAAAAAALGTDLTWCQAWWGWVAGLATGDAGFSHTYRQPVVEVLMERLPWTVLLSVTALALALAITLLAGVAAARHPHGALDRALAAMAVALSAVPPFVLAMGSVAVFAVTLGWLPVTGAAPPGQDPTVATIARHLVLPAVALAAGQVPWMLLALRRAVLDAEASAPVAEARARGLNEHTVLTGHIAAVSWTPLIALLGARLPELIAGSLVVESVFAWPGLAAATVDAALEADFALLAAVTLGASATVLVGTWLADCLLLLADPRVRIDA from the coding sequence GTGACCCGCCGACTGCGCGAACGCCGCGCCGACCTGGTCCGCCTCACGGCCCGCCGCGCCGCGGCGGCGCCGCTGGTCCTGCTCGCGGTGACCATCGGCGCGTTCGTGCTGGCCGCGGCGTCCCCGCTCAACCCGTTGGCCGCCCACTTCGGCTCGGGATACGAGCGCACCACCGGGGCCGACCGGGCCGCAGCCGCCGCCGCACTGGGGACGGACCTGACGTGGTGTCAGGCGTGGTGGGGCTGGGTCGCCGGACTGGCCACGGGTGACGCCGGGTTCTCCCACACCTACCGGCAGCCGGTGGTGGAAGTCCTGATGGAGCGGCTGCCGTGGACGGTCCTGCTCTCGGTCACCGCGCTCGCCCTGGCTCTGGCGATCACGCTGCTGGCCGGAGTCGCCGCCGCCCGCCACCCGCACGGTGCGTTGGACCGGGCCCTGGCCGCGATGGCCGTGGCGCTCAGCGCGGTGCCCCCGTTCGTGCTGGCCATGGGCTCGGTCGCGGTGTTCGCGGTGACGCTGGGGTGGCTGCCCGTCACCGGGGCGGCCCCGCCCGGGCAGGACCCCACGGTCGCCACCATCGCCCGCCATCTGGTGTTGCCCGCGGTGGCGCTGGCCGCCGGGCAGGTCCCGTGGATGCTGCTGGCCCTGCGCCGCGCGGTCCTCGACGCCGAGGCCTCTGCCCCCGTGGCCGAGGCCCGCGCCCGGGGGCTGAACGAGCACACGGTGCTCACCGGGCACATCGCGGCCGTGTCGTGGACGCCCCTCATCGCGTTGCTGGGCGCGAGGCTGCCCGAACTCATCGCGGGGTCGCTGGTCGTGGAGAGCGTCTTTGCCTGGCCCGGCCTCGCCGCAGCGACCGTGGACGCCGCGCTCGAAGCCGACTTCGCGCTGCTGGCCGCCGTCACCCTGGGCGCCTCGGCGACCGTCCTGGTGGGCACCTGGCTCGCCGATTGCCTGCTCCTGCTGGCCGACCCGCGGGTGCGGATCGATGCGTGA
- a CDS encoding ATP-binding cassette domain-containing protein yields MREHPAPRRPAPRRQATRQAPRHHLTPRRHLAPRRILAVVLLALVVAYAVSWPLLAPAGWAATDYLRTGLAPSWPHLMGTDTLGHDTSVRVAQALQVSLAVAAGSAVAATAIGVAVGAAASAGGARVDALLMRLTDAVAAVPHLLATVVVVALFRGSITALVLALALTHWPPVARIVRAETQKVMASGYVAASRVAGASPSRLVRHHVLPAVAGQAGLAVVVMLPHAVWHESTLSFLGIGLPPEEASLGTLIALSRADLLLGRWWALAFPAAALIVVTVAVALLAPAGRRRGRGGRGGRGGSALQIHDDGEAGPSPEAMPSPPLPSTPALDIVGLTVSLPGPDGDPARILDDLTLRVLPGRVLAVVGESGAGKSTLADACCGLLPPGAQVRGRVVLRGTVGHVPQSAAAAFTPTRHVSRQLAEALAAAGRVPDARRSVSDSCLEVGLDPALADRYPHQLSGGQLRRAAIAAALATGPAVLVADEPTAGLDAGPALATLRLLRRLADERGLGVMVITHDLATLASADTADEVAVLRLGRLCDLGPASRLLGDPDSPYTRELLAAALHTESPGAFGYTAVLDTAVLDAAVVSSSS; encoded by the coding sequence ATGCGTGAGCATCCGGCCCCCCGACGCCCGGCCCCTCGGCGCCAGGCCACCCGCCAGGCCCCCCGCCACCACCTGACTCCCCGGCGCCACCTGGCCCCCCGTCGCATCCTCGCGGTGGTGCTCCTGGCACTGGTCGTCGCGTACGCGGTCTCCTGGCCGCTGCTCGCCCCAGCGGGGTGGGCGGCCACGGACTATCTGCGCACCGGGCTGGCTCCGAGCTGGCCACACCTCATGGGCACCGACACCCTTGGCCACGACACCTCCGTGCGCGTGGCGCAGGCGCTGCAGGTCTCCCTGGCCGTGGCCGCTGGTTCGGCCGTGGCGGCCACGGCGATCGGGGTGGCCGTGGGCGCCGCCGCCTCCGCGGGCGGTGCGCGGGTCGACGCGCTGCTCATGCGCCTGACCGACGCCGTGGCCGCGGTGCCCCACCTGCTGGCGACGGTCGTGGTGGTGGCGCTGTTCCGGGGGTCGATCACCGCGTTGGTGCTGGCCCTGGCGCTGACGCACTGGCCCCCGGTGGCGCGGATCGTGCGCGCCGAGACTCAGAAGGTCATGGCCTCCGGCTACGTGGCCGCCTCCCGCGTGGCCGGGGCCTCGCCCTCAAGGCTGGTGCGCCACCACGTGCTCCCGGCCGTCGCCGGGCAGGCCGGGCTGGCGGTGGTGGTGATGCTCCCCCACGCCGTGTGGCACGAGTCCACCCTGTCGTTCCTGGGCATAGGACTGCCGCCCGAGGAGGCGAGCCTGGGCACGCTCATCGCCCTGTCCCGCGCGGATCTGTTGCTGGGCCGCTGGTGGGCGCTGGCCTTCCCCGCCGCCGCACTGATCGTGGTGACCGTGGCGGTGGCGCTTCTCGCCCCCGCGGGGCGGCGCCGGGGTCGTGGGGGTCGTGGGGGTCGTGGGGGATCCGCGCTACAGATTCACGACGACGGCGAGGCCGGCCCCTCCCCCGAGGCGATGCCGTCTCCCCCTCTTCCGTCTACCCCGGCGCTGGACATCGTCGGGCTGACGGTGTCGCTTCCCGGCCCGGACGGAGACCCGGCCCGCATCCTGGACGACCTCACCCTGCGGGTTCTGCCGGGACGGGTCCTGGCCGTGGTCGGTGAGTCAGGGGCAGGGAAGTCGACGCTCGCCGACGCCTGCTGCGGACTGCTCCCTCCCGGGGCACAGGTACGCGGCCGGGTGGTGCTGCGCGGAACTGTGGGCCACGTTCCTCAGTCGGCAGCCGCCGCGTTCACGCCCACTCGGCATGTGAGCAGGCAACTCGCAGAAGCGCTCGCCGCGGCCGGCCGGGTCCCGGATGCCCGCCGTTCGGTATCCGATTCGTGCCTCGAGGTGGGCCTCGACCCGGCTCTGGCGGACCGTTATCCGCATCAACTGTCGGGCGGGCAACTGCGGCGCGCGGCGATCGCGGCCGCGTTGGCCACCGGGCCGGCGGTGCTCGTGGCGGACGAACCGACCGCCGGGCTGGACGCTGGGCCCGCCCTGGCCACCCTGCGGCTGCTGCGCCGCCTGGCCGACGAGCGCGGTCTCGGCGTCATGGTGATCACCCACGATCTGGCCACCCTGGCGTCCGCGGACACCGCCGATGAGGTGGCCGTGCTCCGGCTCGGCCGACTCTGCGACCTCGGCCCCGCCTCACGGTTGCTCGGCGACCCCGATAGTCCGTACACCCGTGAGCTCCTGGCCGCCGCGCTGCACACCGAGTCGCCCGGGGCCTTCGGCTACACGGCGGTCCTCGACACAGCAGTCCTTGACGCAGCGGTGGTGTCGTCGTCGTCATGA
- a CDS encoding ABC transporter ATP-binding protein, with translation MTLVADQVTYCRPGGGFTLAPTDLTVRPGQITALVGPSGCGKTTVAHLLAGLLEPHSGSVTAGGVRVRRRRGRLPGHTALLDQDPRAASDPHLTLRRAITLPASLRGIPVDPDALAEEVGLDPVLLDRRPAEVSGGQLQRACVARALAQGPRFLIADEATAHLDPLSTAAIARTLRRRADGGLGVLAITHDLRLAESWADEVVAPGAHVP, from the coding sequence ATGACACTCGTCGCCGACCAGGTCACCTACTGTCGTCCCGGCGGCGGATTCACACTCGCGCCGACCGACCTGACCGTTCGACCAGGACAGATCACCGCTCTCGTCGGTCCCTCCGGTTGTGGCAAGACGACGGTCGCGCACCTGCTGGCAGGACTACTCGAGCCGCACTCCGGCTCGGTGACCGCGGGGGGTGTGCGCGTGCGCCGTCGCCGAGGTCGCCTGCCCGGCCACACCGCTCTGCTGGACCAGGATCCGCGGGCCGCCTCCGACCCGCACCTGACGCTGCGCCGTGCCATTACCCTGCCGGCGTCGCTGCGCGGCATCCCCGTGGACCCGGACGCCCTGGCCGAGGAGGTCGGTCTGGACCCGGTGCTGCTGGACCGCCGCCCCGCGGAGGTCTCGGGCGGACAGCTCCAACGCGCATGCGTGGCCCGCGCACTGGCGCAGGGGCCCCGCTTCCTGATCGCCGACGAGGCCACCGCTCACCTGGATCCGTTGAGCACGGCCGCGATCGCCCGCACACTGCGCCGGCGTGCCGATGGCGGGCTGGGCGTCCTGGCGATCACCCACGATCTGCGGTTGGCCGAGAGCTGGGCCGACGAGGTGGTGGCGCCGGGGGCCCACGTGCCGTGA
- a CDS encoding TetR/AcrR family transcriptional regulator: MLGTPKRDRSAERREATRLEIIDAAWEVAREQGLAQVTLRDVAARVGMKAPSLYSHVDSKNAIYDAMFAQAWTECLERMLTLDEPRPEDARGTVRMYARAYFDFCVSDLARFQLMNQRTIPGFEPSPEAYAPAVLVLDGLRQRLAEIGITDQEDIDLYVALVGGMADAQLANDPGGDRWARLFDRAVDMYLHDVGIPTGVPVTTTQEDTPP; the protein is encoded by the coding sequence ATGTTAGGCACACCGAAACGCGATAGGTCAGCCGAACGACGTGAGGCGACAAGGCTCGAGATCATCGATGCCGCGTGGGAGGTGGCTCGTGAACAGGGCCTGGCCCAGGTCACCCTTCGCGATGTCGCGGCCCGGGTGGGGATGAAGGCGCCGTCGCTGTACTCCCACGTGGACTCCAAGAACGCCATCTACGACGCGATGTTCGCCCAGGCCTGGACCGAGTGTTTGGAGCGGATGCTGACTCTGGACGAGCCCCGCCCGGAGGATGCCCGGGGGACGGTCAGGATGTACGCACGGGCGTACTTCGACTTCTGCGTGAGCGACCTCGCCAGGTTCCAACTGATGAACCAACGCACCATCCCCGGTTTCGAACCCAGCCCGGAGGCGTACGCGCCCGCGGTCCTCGTACTTGACGGGCTGCGTCAGCGCCTCGCGGAGATCGGGATCACCGACCAGGAGGACATCGACCTCTACGTGGCACTGGTGGGCGGCATGGCGGATGCCCAACTCGCCAATGATCCCGGCGGCGATCGCTGGGCCCGCCTGTTCGACCGCGCGGTCGACATGTACCTGCACGACGTCGGCATACCGACCGGCGTCCCGGTCACCACCACACAGGAGGACACACCGCCATGA